Proteins encoded by one window of Erysipelothrix rhusiopathiae:
- a CDS encoding PTS mannose/fructose/sorbose/N-acetylgalactosamine transporter subunit IIC codes for MNITLFQAILIGLWTAFCYAGMLWGIYSNRALFLAFGVGLILNGSHPGALQTALQVGAISELAFMGFGVGAGGTVPPNPIGPGIIGTLMAITNSSITPESALALSIPFAVAIQFLQTFVYTIRAGAPESAAKALENKDFKKFRMTTNFTVLLFAIVGFLLGFLGAYSMELLTQLVELIPAWLLKGLNVAGGMLPAIGFAMILSVMVKKELIPFVILGYVCAAYFQLPVIGIALVGAIFAVKQYNDSQNTVNVSGTEVEAGNDDWI; via the coding sequence ATGAATATTACATTATTTCAAGCGATACTAATCGGTCTATGGACTGCATTCTGTTACGCAGGTATGTTATGGGGTATCTACTCAAACCGTGCTTTATTCTTAGCATTTGGTGTTGGGTTAATCTTAAACGGAAGTCACCCAGGTGCACTTCAAACAGCTTTACAAGTAGGTGCTATTTCTGAATTAGCATTTATGGGATTCGGTGTTGGAGCCGGAGGAACTGTTCCACCTAACCCAATCGGTCCTGGTATCATCGGTACATTGATGGCAATTACAAACTCATCAATTACACCTGAAAGTGCATTAGCATTGTCAATTCCATTTGCTGTTGCAATTCAATTCTTACAAACATTTGTTTACACAATCCGCGCTGGTGCTCCTGAGAGTGCTGCAAAAGCATTAGAAAACAAAGATTTCAAGAAATTCCGTATGACTACAAACTTTACAGTATTACTATTTGCTATCGTAGGTTTCCTATTAGGATTCTTGGGTGCTTACAGTATGGAACTTTTAACACAACTTGTTGAATTAATCCCAGCATGGTTATTAAAAGGTTTAAACGTTGCTGGTGGTATGTTACCTGCAATTGGATTCGCAATGATCTTATCTGTAATGGTTAAGAAAGAATTAATTCCATTCGTAATCTTAGGTTATGTATGTGCAGCTTACTTCCAATTACCAGTAATCGGTATTGCTTTAGTAGGTGCTATCTTTGCAGTGAAACAATACAATGATTCACAAAACACAGTAAATGTATCAGGAACAGAAGTGGAGGCAGGTAACGATGACTGGATCTAA
- a CDS encoding putative ABC transporter permease: MNEMIPTFFIYWVIYGVIGWIMETLYCSIPEGKFVERGFLNGPIVPIYGFGALFVLSILKPFLDSPILVFVLGFLLTSVLEYITSYIMEKAFGMRWWDYSDYKYNIKGRVCLLNSTMFGVLCVVLVEWIHPIVTNIIARFSPTTILLASSVLGVIIAVDFVVSVISVLNLKKRLKSLEVLHTEMAELIHTFNEKSTLRIEEIKERIAELKAEYKFTERRLIRSFPTMKAEQFSEFFEDVKSAARSKRNKIKKD, translated from the coding sequence ATGAATGAGATGATTCCAACATTTTTTATATATTGGGTAATTTATGGTGTAATTGGATGGATCATGGAAACGCTATACTGCTCGATACCAGAAGGAAAGTTTGTGGAACGGGGCTTTTTGAATGGACCAATTGTGCCAATCTATGGATTTGGTGCATTGTTTGTTTTAAGCATCTTGAAACCATTTTTAGATAGTCCAATTCTAGTATTTGTTTTAGGGTTTCTCTTAACAAGTGTTTTAGAGTACATTACAAGTTATATTATGGAAAAAGCATTTGGGATGCGTTGGTGGGATTATTCCGACTATAAATATAATATTAAAGGCCGTGTTTGTCTTTTAAACAGTACAATGTTTGGTGTTCTCTGTGTTGTATTAGTTGAATGGATTCACCCTATTGTTACTAATATTATTGCACGCTTTAGTCCCACAACAATACTCTTAGCATCAAGTGTCTTAGGTGTAATTATAGCCGTTGATTTCGTTGTATCTGTTATATCTGTATTGAATCTTAAGAAACGTCTTAAGTCCTTGGAAGTATTACATACTGAAATGGCAGAACTGATTCATACATTTAATGAAAAGAGTACCTTGCGCATTGAAGAAATTAAAGAACGAATTGCGGAACTTAAAGCGGAATACAAGTTTACAGAACGTCGTCTTATTCGCTCATTCCCGACTATGAAAGCAGAGCAGTTTAGCGAGTTCTTTGAAGATGTGAAATCAGCTGCACGTTCCAAACGGAATAAAATTAAAAAAGATTAG
- a CDS encoding alginate lyase family protein, translated as MVKNSLYQTIEHKSQKLDLERLKLLYDFKKNDVVAYADQLMMNIFTFTRDWDMEPCDTPYTLNPFGWTTTPNGDDEWIFMLNRMDYLPLLVMATVLTDDLKYIKHAHDLVSNWIGAHTPLTSGPSTRTLDTAMRMNNWLDLCPYLKVYNLLDEASFKLIESSLETQALYLKDHYLTKYTLSNWGSIQTCVLAKYLGWLQTDADLGFKAWIEDEITTQFEIQVYPDGMHWEQSTMYHVEVLNYGLKALPYVNNQEGLKHTLDKMAYALYYQATPHNDMIAYGDSDRTMLSGIMGTCAVALDNPLYKSRANSVLDFEVCYAYGVQAQDEFDAFEMEVPISLNYDGEDSGIYTTRSHWGTDAHFTMFTNGSLGSGHGHADNLHVSTYFRGKPVLVDPGRLTYREDDPRRMHLKGMESHNTVILDGKPSAVPDTSWTYASFYKPLKNYVRHDGNCHYYEGALLAKDSVHQRKLIVIDDGIWIIVDAIQAQGSHVATMKYHLDESLVYQNGIIEFEDETKLNVISTQAIELTSDVIAYTYNKPSTHPVLVQEQRFEDECVNVTLFVDPKWDVKRIPILQNGDTPIDDTRGCAYSFKAEGEEIEVSVLHEEIWQGKKIMYCNGKPFHAKCVIRSNRFGQKVMRA; from the coding sequence ATGGTAAAGAATTCTTTATATCAAACAATTGAACATAAATCACAAAAACTTGATCTAGAACGTTTAAAATTATTATATGATTTTAAGAAAAATGATGTGGTCGCTTATGCAGATCAACTGATGATGAATATCTTTACATTCACTCGTGATTGGGATATGGAGCCATGTGATACACCTTACACCTTAAATCCATTTGGGTGGACAACCACACCAAATGGCGATGATGAGTGGATATTTATGTTGAATCGAATGGATTATCTTCCATTATTAGTAATGGCTACGGTATTGACGGATGATTTAAAATATATTAAACATGCCCACGATTTGGTATCGAATTGGATTGGTGCCCATACACCACTTACATCCGGTCCATCAACACGCACGCTTGACACTGCAATGCGTATGAATAACTGGTTGGATTTATGCCCTTATTTAAAGGTCTATAATCTTCTGGATGAGGCAAGTTTTAAGTTGATTGAATCAAGTCTTGAAACCCAAGCATTGTATCTCAAAGATCATTATCTAACTAAGTATACCTTAAGTAATTGGGGAAGTATTCAGACTTGTGTTTTAGCGAAGTATCTTGGATGGTTACAAACAGATGCGGATTTAGGGTTTAAAGCATGGATTGAAGATGAAATCACCACACAATTTGAAATCCAAGTCTATCCCGATGGGATGCATTGGGAACAATCAACGATGTATCATGTTGAAGTTTTAAATTATGGTTTAAAAGCGTTGCCATACGTAAACAATCAAGAAGGATTAAAACATACTCTCGATAAAATGGCTTATGCCCTGTATTATCAAGCAACACCTCATAATGACATGATTGCTTATGGTGATAGTGATCGAACGATGTTGAGTGGTATCATGGGAACTTGCGCAGTTGCTTTAGATAATCCGCTTTATAAATCACGTGCGAATTCAGTTCTTGATTTTGAAGTGTGTTATGCCTATGGTGTTCAAGCTCAAGATGAATTTGATGCGTTTGAGATGGAAGTACCGATCTCACTAAATTATGATGGTGAGGACAGTGGTATTTATACAACTCGCAGTCACTGGGGTACGGATGCGCATTTCACCATGTTTACAAATGGTTCTTTAGGAAGTGGTCATGGACATGCAGATAATCTTCATGTTTCTACGTATTTCCGAGGAAAACCTGTCTTGGTTGATCCCGGTCGTTTAACCTATCGAGAAGATGATCCTCGACGGATGCATTTAAAAGGTATGGAAAGCCATAATACTGTAATTTTGGATGGAAAACCATCTGCAGTACCGGATACATCATGGACGTATGCTTCTTTTTATAAGCCACTTAAAAATTATGTCCGCCATGATGGAAACTGTCATTATTATGAGGGTGCTCTTCTTGCGAAGGATTCGGTGCATCAACGTAAGCTTATTGTGATTGATGACGGTATTTGGATAATTGTAGATGCGATACAAGCTCAAGGAAGCCATGTTGCTACAATGAAGTATCACTTAGATGAATCATTAGTGTATCAAAATGGTATAATAGAGTTCGAAGATGAAACAAAATTGAATGTCATAAGCACGCAAGCAATTGAGCTTACATCGGATGTCATTGCATATACCTACAACAAACCATCGACACACCCTGTTTTAGTCCAAGAACAGCGCTTTGAGGATGAATGCGTTAATGTTACATTATTTGTAGATCCAAAATGGGATGTTAAACGAATTCCTATTCTTCAAAATGGTGATACGCCCATCGATGATACTCGTGGCTGTGCTTACAGTTTTAAAGCAGAGGGCGAGGAAATTGAAGTTAGTGTGCTTCATGAAGAGATCTGGCAAGGTAAGAAAATTATGTATTGTAATGGCAAACCGTTCCATGCGAAATGTGTTATACGCTCAAATCGCTTTGGACAAAAGGTTATGCGCGCTTAA
- a CDS encoding PTS sugar transporter subunit IIB, translated as MSTPNIVMTRIDERLVHGQGQLWIKSLGVNTVIVANDEAAQDVMAQTLMKTVIPKSVAMRFFPVDKVIEVIHKASPQQTIFLIVKDTKDALRLVEGGVPISEINIGNIHNCEGKEKVTRSIFLGEDDKDCLRKMVAKDIAFNTQTTPNGGDGAAPVDIRKYI; from the coding sequence ATGAGTACTCCAAATATTGTAATGACACGTATCGATGAACGTCTCGTTCACGGTCAAGGTCAGCTTTGGATTAAATCACTTGGCGTTAACACCGTTATCGTGGCAAATGATGAAGCTGCACAAGATGTCATGGCTCAGACTCTCATGAAAACTGTAATTCCAAAATCAGTTGCAATGCGTTTCTTCCCCGTTGACAAAGTTATCGAAGTTATTCATAAAGCGTCACCACAACAAACAATTTTCTTGATTGTTAAGGATACAAAAGATGCTTTACGTTTAGTTGAAGGTGGTGTTCCAATTTCAGAGATCAATATTGGAAACATTCACAATTGTGAAGGCAAAGAAAAAGTTACACGTTCAATCTTCTTAGGTGAAGATGATAAAGACTGCCTAAGAAAAATGGTAGCAAAAGATATTGCTTTCAACACTCAAACAACACCTAATGGTGGAGACGGTGCAGCACCAGTTGACATCCGTAAATATATTTAA
- a CDS encoding glycoside hydrolase family 88 protein, with protein sequence MEKHIKQVTIEPIRDIDIFKNATLLTKEEVKQAIEDTIKKIDLNMEHIGERFPWSATKDLKYPIIDNIEWTDGFWTGLLWLAYEYTGDEKYRELADKNVDSFHHRVVNDIEIDHHDLGFLYSLSCVASYKLTGSEKAKEAAVLAADKLITRWQEKGEFIQAWGEYNNPEHYRFIIDCLLNIPLLYWATEVTGDDKYANIAERHFYTSCQYVIRDDASAFHTFYMDPETGGPVRGATRQGYNDESSWARGQAWGVYGIPLNYRYTHEDEVFPLHEGMTNYFLNRLPKDFVCYWDLIFTDGDDQSRDSSAAAIAVCGMLEMIKYMKNDELKTVYEGASHTILRSLIDNYTKTTHEPGNPVLYHGVYSWHSGKGVDEGNIWGDYYYLEALMRLYKDWELYW encoded by the coding sequence ATGGAAAAGCATATTAAGCAAGTGACCATTGAGCCAATCCGCGATATTGATATTTTCAAGAATGCAACACTGCTTACAAAAGAAGAAGTGAAGCAAGCAATTGAAGATACCATTAAGAAGATTGATCTCAATATGGAGCACATTGGTGAGCGCTTCCCATGGTCAGCAACAAAAGATCTGAAATATCCGATCATCGATAATATCGAATGGACAGACGGATTTTGGACTGGTCTATTGTGGTTGGCGTATGAATACACAGGTGATGAGAAGTATCGTGAGCTCGCAGATAAAAATGTTGATTCTTTCCACCACCGTGTTGTAAATGATATTGAAATTGATCACCATGATCTTGGATTCTTATATTCATTATCATGTGTGGCAAGTTACAAACTAACAGGTTCTGAAAAAGCGAAAGAAGCTGCTGTTTTAGCGGCTGATAAGCTCATTACCCGTTGGCAAGAAAAAGGTGAGTTTATACAAGCCTGGGGCGAGTATAACAATCCTGAGCATTACCGTTTCATTATTGATTGCTTATTGAACATCCCATTATTATATTGGGCAACAGAAGTAACGGGTGATGACAAATATGCGAATATCGCAGAGCGTCATTTCTACACGAGCTGTCAATACGTAATTCGTGATGATGCAAGTGCGTTCCACACATTCTACATGGATCCTGAAACAGGTGGTCCAGTACGTGGTGCTACACGTCAAGGTTATAACGATGAGTCATCCTGGGCAAGAGGCCAAGCTTGGGGTGTTTATGGAATTCCATTAAACTACCGTTATACACATGAAGATGAAGTGTTCCCACTACACGAAGGAATGACAAATTATTTCTTAAACCGTTTACCAAAAGATTTCGTATGTTATTGGGATCTCATCTTTACAGATGGTGATGATCAATCACGCGATTCAAGTGCTGCAGCAATTGCAGTATGTGGTATGCTAGAAATGATCAAATATATGAAGAATGATGAACTTAAAACTGTGTATGAGGGAGCATCACACACAATCTTAAGATCGTTGATCGACAACTATACAAAAACAACACATGAACCAGGAAATCCAGTGCTTTATCACGGTGTCTATTCATGGCACAGTGGAAAAGGTGTGGATGAAGGAAACATCTGGGGCGACTACTATTATTTAGAAGCTCTAATGCGTCTTTATAAAGACTGGGAATTGTATTGGTAA
- a CDS encoding ECF transporter S component has protein sequence MDKSNTLKWMVLTAMMSALITVVTMMIKIPSATGGYLNLGDFVIMISVAVLPFPYALFAAGIGSAGADLMAGYAVYAPFTLCIKAGEVVILYLFRNHLESSRRWIPFGLAGLWMMVMYGFVAVWLAQSWAAMLIALKGDVFQGLLAAVLATLYYPRMVKLVSSLNPKKTP, from the coding sequence ATGGATAAATCAAACACTTTAAAATGGATGGTTCTTACTGCAATGATGAGTGCCTTGATAACAGTTGTTACGATGATGATTAAAATTCCATCGGCAACAGGAGGTTATTTAAATCTTGGTGATTTTGTGATTATGATCTCAGTAGCTGTTTTACCCTTTCCTTACGCTTTGTTTGCTGCAGGGATTGGAAGTGCGGGAGCCGATCTAATGGCGGGGTATGCCGTGTATGCTCCATTTACCTTGTGTATTAAAGCGGGTGAAGTGGTCATCTTATATTTATTCAGAAATCATTTGGAGTCATCACGTCGTTGGATTCCGTTTGGTTTGGCGGGGCTTTGGATGATGGTGATGTACGGATTTGTTGCAGTATGGCTTGCGCAAAGTTGGGCAGCGATGCTGATTGCTCTTAAAGGTGATGTCTTCCAAGGACTTCTTGCAGCCGTATTAGCGACACTGTATTATCCAAGAATGGTAAAGCTTGTTTCAAGTTTAAATCCAAAAAAAACACCTTGA
- a CDS encoding bifunctional 4-hydroxy-2-oxoglutarate aldolase/2-dehydro-3-deoxy-phosphogluconate aldolase yields MSEVLNRVEKIGIVPVVKITEIEDALPMAQALYNGGIDCMEITFRSEFALPGIEIIAKELPDMLIGAGTVSSVSQAETAIKAGAQFIVTPGFNHDVVKWCVENDVLVLPGISTASELETAISYGLTNVKFFPAESSGGAKKIKDLSAPYADITFMPTGGINAKNMHDYLALPCINAIGGSFMLPADAIAAKDWDTVERLSREAVDALLSYELIHIGFNNNTSEEAKENAEVLCNLFGFKYYGKPKSHFAGRGFEFLNSVGRGKHGHFGIYTPYPERALYQLEKKGIHVVEETITRNKKTNKINFAYLDKEIAGFAIHLINPDVKM; encoded by the coding sequence ATGAGTGAAGTTTTAAATAGAGTTGAAAAAATCGGTATCGTTCCCGTAGTTAAAATAACTGAAATCGAAGATGCATTGCCAATGGCACAAGCACTTTATAACGGTGGCATCGATTGTATGGAAATCACATTCCGAAGTGAATTTGCGTTACCCGGAATCGAAATCATCGCTAAAGAATTACCAGATATGTTAATTGGAGCGGGTACTGTCTCATCAGTTTCCCAAGCCGAAACTGCAATCAAGGCTGGGGCACAGTTCATTGTAACACCTGGATTTAATCATGACGTTGTGAAATGGTGTGTTGAAAATGATGTTCTTGTATTACCTGGAATTTCTACAGCATCAGAACTTGAAACAGCAATCTCTTACGGATTGACAAACGTTAAGTTCTTCCCTGCAGAATCAAGTGGTGGTGCTAAGAAGATCAAAGACCTCAGTGCACCGTATGCTGACATTACATTTATGCCAACAGGCGGAATTAATGCTAAGAACATGCATGATTACTTAGCTTTACCTTGCATTAATGCTATTGGTGGTAGCTTCATGTTACCTGCTGATGCGATTGCAGCTAAAGATTGGGATACCGTTGAACGCCTTAGTCGTGAAGCAGTGGATGCATTGTTATCATATGAATTAATTCATATTGGTTTCAATAACAACACTAGTGAAGAAGCCAAAGAAAATGCTGAAGTATTATGTAATTTGTTTGGATTTAAGTATTATGGAAAACCTAAGAGTCATTTCGCAGGTCGTGGTTTTGAATTCCTAAACTCAGTGGGACGTGGCAAACACGGACACTTTGGAATTTACACCCCTTACCCAGAACGTGCTCTGTATCAATTAGAGAAAAAAGGTATCCATGTTGTAGAAGAAACAATTACTCGCAACAAGAAAACAAACAAAATCAACTTTGCATACTTAGATAAAGAAATCGCAGGATTTGCCATTCATTTGATCAATCCTGACGTGAAGATGTAG
- a CDS encoding LacI family DNA-binding transcriptional regulator, whose product MTQEKKLTIKEIASLAGTSKTTISFFLNGKFDKMSAETRERIEKVIEETNYSPSVVARSLNAKSMKLIGVIIGDITNAFANQIVKGIDEAAKEGKYQLIVGNTNYDIENEENYVNRMLAMGVDGFIVQPTTSFHKLIKKIRSQNKEIVFIDSQTNVQNNPWVKTNNYEAVLETTEEMMKLGYEEFILLTADPSILSTRQERSQGFIDALALNGKQCNMQIVSDNVTPAEITEIISNNIMLNRKTLIFAANCWLLPIVYMGLKELRNLIPTTIGLLGFDNTEWTNVASPSVTTIVQPAYDEGYQAGRILIDRIEGDYMEAPNQILKCNINWQESTCQGDLL is encoded by the coding sequence ATGACTCAGGAAAAGAAGTTAACGATTAAAGAAATCGCTTCGTTGGCGGGTACATCTAAAACCACCATCTCATTCTTCTTGAACGGAAAATTTGATAAAATGAGTGCGGAAACACGCGAACGCATTGAAAAAGTAATTGAGGAAACAAATTACAGTCCCAGTGTTGTCGCGCGCTCATTAAATGCAAAAAGCATGAAGCTTATCGGTGTAATCATCGGTGATATTACGAATGCATTTGCGAATCAGATTGTTAAAGGAATTGATGAAGCAGCGAAAGAGGGGAAATATCAACTTATCGTAGGGAATACAAACTACGATATTGAAAATGAAGAAAATTATGTTAACCGTATGCTTGCTATGGGTGTTGATGGGTTTATTGTCCAACCAACGACAAGTTTTCATAAGTTGATTAAGAAAATTCGTTCTCAAAATAAAGAAATTGTTTTTATTGATTCACAAACAAATGTTCAAAACAACCCTTGGGTTAAAACGAATAATTATGAAGCCGTTTTAGAAACAACCGAGGAAATGATGAAACTTGGCTATGAGGAGTTTATTCTTCTAACCGCAGATCCAAGCATCCTCTCAACACGTCAAGAACGCTCACAAGGCTTTATTGATGCGCTAGCACTTAATGGGAAACAATGTAATATGCAAATCGTATCGGATAATGTAACACCTGCTGAAATTACAGAAATTATCAGCAATAACATTATGTTAAACCGTAAAACATTGATCTTTGCAGCCAATTGCTGGCTTCTACCAATTGTTTATATGGGTTTAAAAGAATTACGAAATCTAATTCCTACAACCATCGGTTTACTTGGCTTTGATAATACAGAGTGGACCAATGTCGCATCGCCATCTGTTACCACAATTGTTCAACCAGCATATGATGAAGGCTATCAAGCCGGACGTATTCTTATTGATCGTATTGAAGGGGACTATATGGAAGCACCCAACCAAATTCTTAAATGTAATATTAACTGGCAAGAATCAACATGCCAAGGAGATCTTCTGTAG
- a CDS encoding PTS system mannose/fructose/sorbose family transporter subunit IID, with amino-acid sequence MTGSNKLTKKDYFKTTARSYFLQNGFNYSNYQGLGYALVLYPALRKVHTNDDDFAAALGANCEFYNTNPQLLPFITSLHLVMADEGRPESEIRPIKMALMGPLAGIGDSLSQFAIAPLFSTIFASLAMDGVAIAPLLFLITINAVLFGIRYGMGVYGYKVGTSIIDKLSEKMEQISTAANIVGVTVISGLAATFVKMKVDISFAAGEIQEGVKQSTVNIQGLLDKVAPALLPMLYTGLMYYLIKKKGWNTYKLVILTVVLGVALSFFGILA; translated from the coding sequence ATGACTGGATCTAATAAATTAACTAAAAAAGATTATTTCAAAACAACAGCACGTTCATACTTTTTACAAAATGGATTTAACTACAGTAACTACCAAGGTCTTGGTTATGCTTTAGTTCTATACCCAGCTTTAAGAAAAGTACATACAAATGATGATGATTTCGCAGCAGCACTTGGTGCAAACTGTGAATTCTATAACACAAACCCTCAATTACTTCCTTTCATTACATCATTACACTTAGTAATGGCTGATGAAGGACGTCCTGAGTCAGAAATTCGTCCAATCAAGATGGCTTTAATGGGTCCTCTTGCTGGTATTGGTGATTCATTATCACAATTTGCGATTGCACCTTTATTCTCAACAATCTTTGCATCACTTGCAATGGATGGTGTTGCAATTGCTCCACTACTATTCTTAATCACTATTAACGCTGTATTATTCGGTATTCGTTACGGAATGGGTGTTTATGGTTATAAAGTTGGTACAAGCATTATTGATAAATTAAGTGAAAAGATGGAACAAATCTCAACAGCGGCAAACATTGTTGGTGTTACAGTTATTTCAGGTCTTGCAGCCACATTTGTTAAGATGAAAGTTGATATTTCATTCGCAGCTGGAGAAATCCAAGAAGGTGTTAAACAATCAACAGTTAACATCCAAGGTCTTTTAGACAAAGTTGCTCCTGCATTGTTACCAATGCTTTATACAGGTTTAATGTACTATCTAATTAAGAAAAAAGGTTGGAATACATACAAACTTGTTATTCTTACAGTAGTACTTGGTGTTGCCTTAAGCTTCTTCGGAATCTTAGCTTAG
- a CDS encoding alpha/beta hydrolase, protein MQLFIKAFDDTELKVSLSEVRNPKGIVIISHGFLEQIVYYNSVAYGLNQRGYTVIRYDMRSHGGTRAPLGDLNDYRDLILDLDTLVSYSKTLDSDCPIYTMGFSLGGMVTALYGLDYGHRIDGQILLAPGLCVQDEWASLDQSSISVLALFTSLIEDDLWQLSMIEQALSKGPFKRVTQSFVLETLIHAPTVFKSRMSSYACPCLIFHGDSDSIVPLESSLMFYESMSSSAKALKVLEGVGHNIFQSRKKEMVMDATNTWLENLNRVG, encoded by the coding sequence ATGCAATTATTTATTAAAGCCTTTGACGACACGGAATTAAAAGTTTCTTTGAGTGAGGTAAGAAATCCTAAAGGGATTGTGATTATCAGTCATGGCTTTTTAGAACAAATTGTTTATTATAACTCGGTAGCTTACGGACTTAACCAACGTGGTTATACGGTAATTCGTTATGATATGCGAAGTCATGGTGGAACAAGAGCACCTTTGGGTGATTTAAACGATTATCGTGATCTGATTTTAGATTTGGATACGCTTGTTTCTTATTCAAAAACACTTGATTCGGATTGTCCAATCTATACGATGGGATTTAGTTTAGGTGGGATGGTAACAGCGTTATATGGTCTGGATTATGGACATCGTATTGATGGGCAAATTTTACTTGCACCCGGTCTTTGTGTTCAAGATGAATGGGCTTCACTTGACCAATCCTCAATCTCAGTTTTAGCGTTATTTACTTCATTAATTGAAGATGATTTGTGGCAATTAAGCATGATTGAACAGGCTTTGTCTAAAGGACCGTTTAAGCGTGTTACGCAGTCGTTTGTCTTAGAGACCCTAATCCATGCACCAACAGTTTTTAAGTCCAGGATGAGCAGCTATGCGTGTCCTTGTCTTATTTTCCATGGAGATAGCGATTCAATTGTTCCCTTAGAATCGTCACTAATGTTTTACGAAAGCATGAGTAGCAGTGCAAAAGCATTGAAAGTCCTTGAAGGTGTAGGTCATAATATATTTCAAAGTCGAAAAAAGGAAATGGTGATGGATGCAACGAATACATGGCTCGAAAATTTGAATAGGGTGGGATAA